The Caulifigura coniformis genome includes a region encoding these proteins:
- a CDS encoding PadR family transcriptional regulator: MSGFDADLWRGSLEMMVLSALADGPKYGYLIQARLKESSGEKLSLQAGTLYPILHRLEASKLVKARWDEGTGRRRKWYELTAAGRKQLTHQVREWHSFVECIRGVLGSAFEPGMNPA; the protein is encoded by the coding sequence ATGAGCGGGTTCGACGCGGATCTCTGGCGGGGGAGTCTGGAAATGATGGTTCTGTCCGCACTCGCGGACGGGCCGAAGTATGGCTACCTCATCCAGGCCCGTCTCAAGGAATCGAGCGGCGAGAAACTCTCGCTCCAGGCGGGAACCCTCTATCCGATCCTGCACCGCCTCGAGGCGTCGAAGCTCGTCAAGGCGCGGTGGGATGAAGGAACAGGGCGGCGGCGGAAGTGGTATGAGCTGACAGCCGCCGGGCGAAAGCAGCTGACGCACCAGGTGCGCGAATGGCACAGCTTTGTCGAGTGCATCAGGGGCGTTCTCGGAAGTGCGTTCGAGCCGGGAATGAATCCCGCGTAA
- a CDS encoding permease prefix domain 1-containing protein, protein MAEHEFERFLGVLSRLLKLSSKETAAVADEICDHLEERYSELIGRGVSRDDAVKRALDEFDDAGEFAAKLNQLVRQRTRRRIMTGALTTAAASALAILITTAFWPDQRLAGNGVAQTAAVQQSQPPATPDDIVYIDEGQFLPDWLRKRVEDDLKPQSITELKRFLQEFTGRIVGVDYTELKSLGLDPKVEISPTPAGAPLYVVLDRALQNVGGEDLDWLIDPDDGMLKITGREKVATIKFPLTVDVSPLLSRGLDMDGVIDLLQSQTTGPWHAVDGEGGVMTPLGSRITIMASRRIHLECQAVLAALAAKGKMVALSEPFSTKSIGEALKKEVSCDFQKTPLREALVDFTRQTGQHFVFDHRALQDAGIGLDGPVTLSIRKAPLGTALKLLWLAVAEEQGVEPKVVSKDGLLSVTSDEAEPMQQVYVLDVSDLVSQDDLPQLISLIFHATPGPWHDIDGDGGTIKEIPDARIIVRQDRRNLDQLVKLLDDHRAVAKQAVPVPAHDPNAIEVRYYRMTESQAQTLMSIIPKYVAANSWSVQFEDGSLPSMDTIAIPGVQGGGFFQVGGVPGEPQVVLGPKVMLVIRQTRKVHREIEKFLKDLSRKSGASFFDPVDGVNGGAGSLDGSGGGGLN, encoded by the coding sequence ATGGCCGAGCACGAGTTCGAACGGTTTCTGGGCGTGCTCTCCAGGCTGCTCAAGCTGTCATCGAAAGAGACGGCGGCCGTCGCGGACGAGATCTGCGATCACCTGGAAGAACGCTATAGCGAGCTGATTGGCCGGGGCGTGTCACGGGACGACGCCGTGAAGCGGGCTCTCGATGAGTTTGATGATGCGGGCGAGTTCGCGGCGAAGCTCAATCAACTGGTGAGGCAACGGACCCGGAGGCGAATCATGACAGGGGCGCTCACAACAGCGGCGGCCAGCGCGCTGGCGATTCTCATCACGACGGCCTTCTGGCCCGATCAGCGCCTTGCCGGAAACGGTGTCGCACAAACTGCGGCCGTCCAGCAGTCCCAGCCGCCAGCGACGCCAGACGACATTGTGTACATCGATGAAGGCCAGTTCCTGCCCGATTGGTTGCGAAAACGGGTCGAGGACGACCTCAAGCCCCAGTCGATCACGGAACTGAAGCGTTTCCTCCAGGAGTTCACGGGACGAATCGTCGGCGTCGACTATACGGAACTGAAGTCGCTGGGACTGGACCCTAAAGTCGAGATTTCGCCGACGCCGGCCGGCGCTCCACTCTACGTTGTGCTCGACCGCGCGCTGCAGAATGTCGGCGGCGAAGACCTCGACTGGCTGATCGATCCGGACGACGGCATGTTGAAGATCACCGGTCGGGAGAAAGTGGCGACGATCAAATTTCCGCTGACGGTCGATGTCTCCCCGCTGCTCAGCAGGGGGCTGGACATGGACGGGGTGATCGACCTCCTCCAATCGCAGACAACAGGTCCCTGGCATGCCGTCGATGGGGAGGGAGGCGTGATGACGCCCCTGGGAAGCCGGATCACGATCATGGCAAGCCGGCGCATCCACCTGGAGTGTCAGGCCGTCCTGGCTGCCCTGGCTGCCAAGGGGAAAATGGTCGCCCTGAGCGAACCGTTCTCCACGAAGTCGATCGGCGAGGCATTGAAAAAGGAGGTCTCCTGCGACTTCCAGAAAACCCCCTTGCGCGAAGCCCTCGTCGACTTCACGCGGCAGACAGGCCAGCATTTTGTCTTCGACCATCGGGCACTTCAGGACGCTGGCATCGGGCTGGACGGGCCCGTGACCCTGTCGATCAGGAAGGCGCCCCTCGGAACGGCCTTGAAGCTGTTGTGGCTTGCAGTGGCCGAAGAACAGGGCGTCGAACCGAAGGTCGTCTCGAAGGATGGTCTGCTGTCCGTCACCTCCGACGAGGCCGAACCGATGCAGCAGGTCTATGTGCTCGATGTGTCCGACCTCGTGAGCCAGGACGACCTGCCTCAATTGATCTCGCTGATTTTCCACGCGACTCCCGGTCCCTGGCACGACATTGACGGCGATGGAGGGACAATCAAGGAGATCCCGGATGCGAGGATCATCGTCCGCCAGGATCGCCGAAATCTGGATCAGTTGGTCAAGCTGCTCGATGATCATCGGGCCGTTGCGAAACAGGCGGTCCCCGTTCCTGCGCACGATCCGAATGCCATCGAAGTTCGTTACTACCGGATGACCGAGTCCCAGGCCCAGACCCTGATGAGCATCATCCCGAAGTACGTCGCCGCCAATTCCTGGTCCGTCCAATTCGAGGATGGCAGCTTGCCCTCGATGGATACCATTGCGATTCCAGGGGTGCAGGGGGGAGGCTTCTTTCAGGTCGGCGGAGTTCCCGGCGAGCCGCAGGTCGTTCTGGGACCAAAGGTGATGCTGGTCATCCGCCAGACCCGCAAGGTTCACCGCGAGATCGAAAAGTTCCTGAAGGATCTTTCGCGGAAATCGGGCGCTTCCTTCTTTGATCCCGTGGACGGCGTCAATGGCGGAGCAGGGAGCCTCGATGGATCTGGAGGAGGCGGCCTCAACTAG